A section of the Saccharopolyspora gregorii genome encodes:
- a CDS encoding tetratricopeptide repeat protein → MMDARASVFEVDQWLRVGTVPPEAAGYVPMVAVDEPGLLAAGTTLFHGDGFGKTATIVDQVERAWLTGKVDLLVWAEAGSRESILSTYAMAAARLGLRSGRGPERDAVRFLEHLAASTRRWVVVLHDIASPEVLEGLVPPAGGRVLATSRIGPDRIAEVLPGVTTIELPGPIDPERHLTARGTGGASDDMSAVSRTWGDDPLALAMIAAYLRQNPIGHQEYFERFQAEGGSPSAFPARSALALASRTNPLASRLADLLSASDDHGVPVELLTSSPVLRHLRQDSEVDPSPNDVSAALRVLRDLELLTERGDIIRCHRATRRVRWEDLPEAERGPVVTTIADGLVEIVADADAAGHRMFRANIAFLLGLGDHLIQPEVHDAVGEVVQSLGDHGLGAAQADFLHRMATRCTDLRGPDDLSAKLLRTMADAERDRDPEATRAALESALTAANIEPGPDHDQTVECREALLDVLDGLGAAAAAVEVAAHARDSRSRRLGPGHPDTVAASLDVARRRHELGDAAAAQGEWDALLSERAPESDEPAATGIQVHRHRIGVLTHGDPDRARAELSELITRAEAAPGTEHPVTADCREELACVPGGDPAANLELLTRVVVDRTRALGHSAPDTLRARLHAARLRSVFDTTGALVELEGLLPVLRRTLGTAHADSVFAAQEIAGLRCTSGDHAGGLAAQQELVRKLERECGAEHHQTFAARDHAAYLRGWCGDPVGGQQELDQLAFDLTRTVGPADVQTVHVERKAAVRLGENGDPHAAADRLSALAERLAAEADWAGEASFELRAELAWWQSAAGRYEDAVRTSAALLDDVRAAYGEHDPRRTPYHLSLAQFRGWGGDPAAAAAEYRRVRDAQLAFQAADHPDVLSTRYALVDWTGWAGDAAGAVELAEELAVDCGRALDADDPTKLVVDGALATWRRANGDAVGAAEQYAALAVDHARVHGPIASSTIWAADSAAQSWAAAGDFAAARRTYDELVIRLSSIAGPDHPETVDVRHRRVICGAAADPAAAVADLKLLVQDATRVLGAAHPDTLRVRRDLAEMRAAAGNPYRAMIEFDRLAVDRVDAFGPDHPDLDEPAPGTRGTPGSAAASAATLDGIAAALEVEFGPGNSAAMIARGVAAEWHGLAGDPAGAESALLELTAVAEEALGAHHRDVLRLLERLACWHVRNGNHAAAADVHRRVLGSKGRISFPDPNEIEHHCLSIAINLDAAGDRAEAVKAFEDWAQRSTVLFGATDLRVLDAWSVVVEHRGNSGDVAGAASLAAARGIAVGPYPRPCPRTAQELAAHERLAYWCARGGEAAAAAQLYRETALGWAATAGPDDPDALRTRELAALSLGDSGDAAGAAALLDWVLADHERVYGARHPVTEAVRERRMLRAG, encoded by the coding sequence ATGATGGACGCGCGCGCGAGTGTTTTCGAAGTGGACCAATGGCTGCGGGTGGGCACGGTGCCACCGGAAGCTGCCGGGTACGTGCCGATGGTCGCGGTGGACGAGCCGGGACTCCTGGCCGCGGGGACGACGCTGTTCCACGGCGACGGATTCGGGAAGACCGCCACCATCGTCGATCAGGTGGAGCGAGCCTGGTTAACCGGCAAGGTGGACCTGCTGGTGTGGGCGGAGGCCGGATCGCGCGAATCGATCCTGTCCACCTACGCGATGGCGGCGGCGAGACTGGGGCTGCGCTCCGGTCGTGGACCGGAGCGGGACGCCGTGCGCTTCCTGGAGCACCTGGCGGCATCCACTCGCCGCTGGGTGGTGGTGTTGCACGACATCGCGAGCCCGGAAGTCCTCGAAGGACTGGTGCCGCCTGCGGGTGGTCGAGTGCTCGCCACGTCGCGGATCGGACCGGACCGGATCGCCGAGGTGCTGCCCGGCGTCACGACGATCGAGCTGCCCGGGCCGATCGATCCGGAGCGGCACCTGACGGCGAGGGGAACCGGCGGTGCGAGCGACGACATGTCGGCCGTCTCCCGAACGTGGGGCGACGACCCGCTCGCGCTCGCGATGATCGCCGCCTACCTCCGGCAGAACCCGATCGGCCACCAGGAGTACTTCGAGCGGTTCCAGGCCGAAGGCGGCTCGCCGAGCGCCTTCCCCGCGCGCAGCGCGCTCGCGCTCGCGAGCCGCACGAATCCGCTCGCGAGCCGGCTGGCGGACCTCCTGTCCGCCAGCGACGACCACGGGGTCCCGGTCGAACTCCTCACCAGCTCGCCCGTGCTGCGCCACCTGCGCCAGGACTCCGAGGTGGACCCGAGCCCGAACGACGTGTCGGCGGCACTCCGCGTGCTGCGCGACCTGGAGCTGCTCACCGAGAGGGGAGACATCATCCGGTGCCACCGGGCCACGCGCCGCGTCCGGTGGGAGGACCTGCCAGAGGCGGAGCGAGGCCCGGTCGTCACCACGATCGCCGACGGCCTCGTCGAGATCGTGGCCGACGCGGACGCCGCCGGGCATCGGATGTTCCGGGCCAACATCGCGTTCCTGCTCGGCCTCGGCGACCACCTGATCCAGCCCGAGGTGCACGACGCCGTCGGGGAAGTGGTGCAGAGCCTCGGGGACCACGGGCTCGGCGCCGCCCAGGCGGACTTCCTCCACCGGATGGCGACGCGGTGCACCGACCTGCGCGGCCCCGACGACCTCTCGGCGAAGTTGCTGCGCACCATGGCCGACGCGGAACGAGATCGTGATCCGGAAGCCACTCGTGCCGCCCTGGAATCGGCGTTGACCGCAGCGAACATCGAACCCGGACCGGACCACGACCAGACCGTCGAATGCCGGGAGGCGCTGCTCGACGTCCTCGACGGACTCGGTGCCGCCGCCGCAGCGGTGGAGGTCGCCGCGCACGCCCGCGACTCCCGGTCACGTCGGCTCGGGCCCGGGCATCCGGACACCGTCGCCGCATCCCTGGACGTGGCGAGGCGTCGGCACGAGCTGGGCGATGCCGCGGCGGCGCAGGGCGAATGGGACGCGCTGCTGAGCGAACGAGCACCGGAATCCGATGAACCGGCAGCGACCGGAATTCAGGTGCACCGCCACCGGATCGGCGTGCTCACCCACGGGGACCCGGACCGGGCGCGGGCGGAGCTCAGCGAGCTGATCACCCGAGCGGAAGCGGCACCCGGCACGGAACATCCGGTCACCGCGGACTGCCGGGAAGAGCTCGCGTGCGTGCCGGGAGGAGATCCGGCGGCGAACCTGGAGCTGCTGACGCGGGTGGTCGTCGACCGCACCCGCGCGCTCGGCCACTCGGCCCCCGACACGCTGCGAGCTCGGCTGCACGCCGCCCGGCTCCGGTCGGTGTTCGACACCACCGGCGCGCTGGTGGAGCTCGAGGGCCTGCTGCCGGTGCTGCGCCGCACACTGGGCACGGCGCACGCCGACTCGGTGTTCGCGGCTCAGGAGATCGCGGGGCTGCGGTGCACGTCGGGTGATCACGCAGGCGGGCTCGCCGCACAGCAGGAGTTGGTCCGGAAGCTGGAGCGCGAATGCGGCGCGGAACACCACCAGACGTTCGCGGCCCGCGACCACGCGGCATACCTCCGGGGCTGGTGCGGCGATCCGGTGGGAGGGCAGCAGGAACTCGACCAGCTGGCGTTCGACCTCACCCGCACCGTCGGCCCCGCGGACGTGCAGACCGTGCACGTCGAGCGGAAGGCGGCCGTGCGGCTCGGGGAGAACGGCGACCCGCACGCCGCGGCGGACCGGTTGAGCGCGCTGGCCGAGCGGCTCGCCGCCGAGGCCGACTGGGCGGGGGAGGCCTCGTTCGAACTCCGCGCCGAGCTGGCCTGGTGGCAGTCCGCCGCGGGCCGGTACGAGGACGCGGTGCGGACCAGCGCCGCACTGCTCGACGACGTCCGCGCCGCGTACGGCGAACACGATCCGCGGCGGACGCCGTACCACCTGAGCCTCGCGCAGTTCCGCGGCTGGGGTGGAGATCCGGCGGCGGCCGCGGCGGAGTACCGGCGGGTGCGGGACGCACAGCTCGCGTTCCAAGCGGCGGACCACCCGGACGTGCTGAGCACCCGCTACGCACTGGTGGATTGGACCGGCTGGGCCGGGGATGCCGCGGGCGCGGTGGAACTCGCCGAGGAGCTCGCCGTGGACTGCGGGCGCGCACTCGACGCCGACGATCCGACGAAGCTGGTCGTGGACGGGGCGCTGGCGACGTGGCGCCGCGCGAACGGAGATGCCGTCGGCGCAGCGGAGCAGTACGCGGCGCTCGCGGTCGACCACGCGCGGGTTCACGGCCCGATCGCGTCCAGCACGATCTGGGCCGCGGACTCGGCCGCGCAGTCGTGGGCGGCCGCGGGTGACTTCGCCGCGGCCCGGCGCACGTACGACGAACTGGTGATCAGGCTCAGCAGCATCGCGGGCCCGGACCACCCGGAGACAGTGGACGTCCGGCACCGGCGGGTGATCTGCGGCGCGGCAGCGGATCCCGCGGCGGCGGTGGCGGACCTCAAGTTGCTCGTGCAGGACGCGACACGGGTGCTCGGCGCGGCGCACCCGGACACGCTGCGCGTGCGCCGGGACCTGGCGGAGATGCGGGCCGCGGCCGGCAATCCGTACCGCGCGATGATCGAATTCGACCGGCTCGCGGTGGACCGGGTGGACGCGTTCGGTCCGGACCATCCGGACCTCGACGAGCCCGCACCGGGAACCCGCGGGACCCCTGGCAGCGCTGCCGCCTCGGCCGCCACGCTCGACGGGATCGCCGCCGCCCTGGAGGTCGAGTTCGGCCCGGGCAACTCCGCCGCCATGATCGCCCGAGGCGTCGCGGCCGAATGGCACGGACTGGCCGGGGATCCCGCCGGGGCGGAGTCGGCCCTCCTGGAATTGACCGCGGTGGCGGAGGAGGCGCTCGGCGCCCATCACCGGGACGTGCTCCGCTTGCTCGAACGGCTCGCGTGCTGGCACGTCCGCAATGGGAACCACGCCGCGGCAGCCGATGTGCACCGCCGAGTCCTCGGCTCGAAGGGGCGGATCAGCTTCCCTGATCCGAACGAGATCGAGCACCATTGCCTGTCCATCGCGATCAACCTCGATGCCGCCGGTGACCGAGCCGAGGCGGTGAAGGCGTTCGAAGACTGGGCGCAGCGGAGCACCGTGTTGTTCGGGGCGACGGACCTGCGGGTGCTCGACGCCTGGTCCGTCGTCGTGGAGCACCGCGGTAACAGCGGCGACGTGGCAGGCGCCGCGTCTCTGGCCGCCGCGCGGGGAATCGCGGTCGGGCCGTACCCGCGCCCGTGCCCGCGCACCGCGCAGGAGCTCGCCGCGCACGAGCGCCTCGCCTACTGGTGCGCCCGGGGTGGGGAGGCGGCGGCCGCAGCACAGCTGTACCGCGAGACCGCGCTCGGCTGGGCCGCGACCGCCGGACCCGACGATCCCGACGCGCTGCGCACCAGGGAACTGGCCGCCCTCTCGCTCGGGGACAGCGGCGATGCGGCGGGCGCCGCCGCACTGCTCGACTGGGTGCTGGCCGACCACGAGCGCGTCTACGGCGCGCGCCATCCCGTCACCGAAGCCGTGCGCGAACGCCGGATGCTCCGCGCCGGCTAG
- a CDS encoding type I-E CRISPR-associated protein Cas7/Cse4/CasC → MIVELHLLQSVPATELGRDEGEGPRRATFGNVAREQLPSRYLRRSARALLAEQDLALASAGVSTRRLIADAARWIDAASCADDPGADTEDLVREAFYELGLGLASGELTPAVVFTADLAGERLARFCLENREDYADRATRRKKIIANAADPEQARQDELALANVKTAAQQREAAERVLAPRQAIDVALFGGTISDEDEFTAEPACEVADALSTHAAGTTAESAELAAACYYRYARLDLAKLTANLGGDRAQAERAAHGWLRALVRAVPDARPNETAARTLPEVVFAVVREHGSWNLVNAFLDPIAGTDPLAGSARRLVEYFGQVRAFYDTGEIREVLGSSVTGELPLERTRQPATLDDLATRAIGAALV, encoded by the coding sequence ATGATCGTCGAACTGCACCTGCTCCAGTCCGTCCCGGCCACCGAGCTCGGCCGGGACGAGGGGGAAGGGCCGCGGCGCGCGACCTTCGGCAACGTCGCGCGCGAGCAACTCCCCTCCCGGTACCTGCGCCGGTCGGCGCGCGCCCTGCTGGCCGAGCAGGACCTGGCCCTCGCCTCCGCCGGGGTCTCCACCCGGCGGCTGATCGCCGACGCGGCACGCTGGATCGACGCGGCGAGCTGCGCCGACGATCCCGGTGCGGACACCGAGGACCTGGTGCGGGAGGCGTTCTACGAACTGGGCCTCGGCCTCGCGAGCGGCGAGCTGACCCCGGCGGTGGTGTTCACCGCGGACCTGGCGGGTGAGCGCCTCGCCCGGTTCTGCCTGGAGAACCGCGAGGACTACGCCGACCGCGCCACCCGCCGCAAGAAGATCATCGCCAACGCGGCGGATCCCGAGCAGGCGCGGCAGGACGAACTGGCGCTGGCGAACGTGAAGACGGCCGCGCAGCAGCGGGAGGCCGCCGAGCGCGTGCTCGCCCCCCGGCAGGCGATCGACGTGGCGCTGTTCGGCGGCACGATCTCCGACGAGGACGAGTTCACCGCCGAACCCGCCTGCGAAGTCGCCGACGCCCTGTCCACCCACGCCGCCGGGACCACCGCGGAGTCCGCGGAGCTCGCGGCGGCCTGCTACTACCGCTACGCCCGCCTGGACCTGGCGAAGCTCACCGCGAACCTCGGCGGGGACCGCGCCCAGGCCGAGCGGGCCGCGCACGGCTGGCTGCGGGCGCTGGTGCGCGCCGTCCCCGATGCGCGCCCGAACGAGACCGCCGCCCGCACCCTGCCGGAGGTGGTGTTCGCGGTGGTGCGCGAGCACGGCTCCTGGAACCTGGTCAACGCGTTCCTCGACCCCATCGCCGGCACCGATCCGCTGGCCGGCTCGGCGCGGCGGCTCGTGGAGTACTTCGGCCAGGTCCGCGCCTTCTACGACACCGGCGAGATCCGCGAGGTCCTCGGCTCCTCGGTCACCGGGGAGCTGCCGCTGGAACGCACCCGGCAGCCCGCCACCCTCGACGACCTCGCCACCCGAGCCATCGGCGCGGCCCTGGTCTGA
- the fabD gene encoding ACP S-malonyltransferase, giving the protein MSAVLFPGQGSQRPGMGAELFERHPELTARACDVLGYDLPELCARNPDGRLDDTRCTQPALYVVNALSYVDSLERGAPAGDYLLGHSLGEYNALHAAGAFDFETGLKLVLKRGELMSRAGGGAMLAVLGTSRAELRALLVEHGLTDLDLANINTDAQLVLSGERERIERAQQVLGEQDVRVARLKVSAAFHSRHMAPARDEFAAFLKGFRFAPLRATVIANLTARPYAERDLAATLSEQIAGSVRWLDSVRYLLRHTGLDDCREVGDTQVLTRMVRQIEATPEAAEPRPRLFCVAYAGGDERAYAGLAEHTDLDVAVLERPGHGARISEPLLTDPGAIVDDLLAQLRDRLDRPYALYGHSLGARLAFLLCHRIREEGLPAPAHLLVSGESGPSLPSRERDTWRLPTAEFWAHLDRLGGLPAELREHADLLAFYERILRADFTALGAYRHPRVPPLDVPITALSGEDEWFTGDDIGAWQRESTRPLRTHRFPGDHFFIREQWPALARIAGSAFAA; this is encoded by the coding sequence GTGAGCGCGGTGCTGTTCCCCGGCCAGGGCTCGCAGCGCCCCGGGATGGGCGCCGAGCTGTTCGAGCGGCACCCCGAGCTCACCGCCCGCGCCTGCGACGTGCTCGGCTACGACCTGCCCGAGCTGTGCGCGCGGAACCCGGACGGTCGCCTGGACGACACCCGCTGCACCCAGCCCGCGCTGTACGTGGTGAACGCGCTGTCCTACGTGGACTCGCTGGAACGCGGTGCGCCGGCAGGGGATTACCTGCTGGGGCACAGCCTCGGCGAGTACAACGCGCTGCACGCGGCCGGTGCCTTCGACTTCGAGACCGGGCTGAAGCTGGTGCTCAAGCGCGGTGAGCTGATGTCCCGCGCCGGTGGTGGCGCGATGCTCGCCGTGCTGGGCACCTCGCGCGCCGAGCTGCGCGCGCTGCTCGTGGAGCACGGGCTCACCGACCTGGACCTCGCGAACATCAACACCGATGCGCAGCTGGTGCTCTCCGGGGAGCGGGAGCGGATCGAGCGCGCCCAGCAGGTCCTCGGCGAGCAGGACGTGCGGGTCGCGCGGCTGAAGGTCTCCGCCGCCTTCCACTCCCGGCACATGGCACCCGCCCGCGACGAGTTCGCCGCGTTCCTCAAGGGATTCCGGTTCGCGCCGCTGCGCGCCACCGTCATCGCCAACCTCACCGCCCGCCCCTACGCCGAGCGGGACCTCGCCGCCACCCTCAGCGAGCAGATCGCCGGGTCGGTGCGCTGGCTCGACAGCGTCCGCTACCTGCTGCGGCACACCGGGCTGGACGACTGCCGGGAAGTCGGCGACACCCAGGTGCTCACCCGCATGGTCCGCCAGATCGAGGCCACCCCGGAGGCCGCGGAACCGCGGCCCCGGCTGTTCTGCGTCGCCTACGCCGGTGGCGACGAACGCGCCTACGCCGGGCTCGCCGAGCACACCGACCTGGACGTGGCGGTGCTGGAACGGCCCGGGCACGGCGCCCGGATCTCCGAACCGCTGCTGACCGACCCCGGCGCCATCGTCGACGACCTGCTGGCGCAGCTGCGCGACCGGCTGGACCGGCCGTACGCGCTGTACGGGCACAGCCTCGGCGCGCGGCTCGCCTTCCTGCTGTGCCACCGGATCCGGGAGGAAGGGCTGCCCGCGCCCGCGCACCTGCTCGTCTCCGGCGAGAGCGGGCCGTCCCTCCCCAGCCGGGAGCGCGACACCTGGCGGCTGCCCACCGCCGAGTTCTGGGCGCACCTGGACCGCCTCGGCGGACTGCCCGCCGAACTGCGCGAGCACGCGGACCTGCTGGCGTTCTACGAGCGCATCCTGCGCGCCGACTTCACCGCGCTCGGCGCCTACCGGCACCCGCGCGTGCCACCGCTGGACGTGCCCATCACCGCGCTCAGCGGCGAGGACGAGTGGTTCACCGGGGACGACATCGGCGCTTGGCAGCGGGAGAGCACCCGGCCGCTGCGCACCCACCGGTTCCCCGGCGACCACTTCTTCATCCGGGAGCAGTGGCCCGCGCTGGCCCGGATCGCCGGTTCCGCGTTCGCCGCGTAG
- a CDS encoding acyl carrier protein: MKDELKDYLEEQFLFEFDAETTEDTDLFQAGILDSFGYISLMTHIEERYGVQFEEDELLGNVMVSLNGIAAFVDGARERALESR, from the coding sequence ATGAAGGACGAGTTGAAGGACTACCTCGAAGAGCAGTTCCTGTTCGAGTTCGACGCCGAGACCACCGAGGACACCGACCTGTTCCAGGCCGGGATCCTCGACTCCTTCGGCTACATCTCGCTGATGACGCACATCGAGGAGCGCTACGGCGTGCAGTTCGAGGAGGACGAGCTGCTCGGCAACGTCATGGTGTCGCTCAACGGCATCGCCGCCTTCGTCGACGGTGCCCGCGAGCGGGCGCTCGAAAGCCGGTGA
- the asnB gene encoding asparagine synthase (glutamine-hydrolyzing) encodes MCGIAGFYRSPRPPREYADLMHDMLAQIEHRGPDEAGCLLDDRIAMGTVRLSIIDLAGGQQPVLSADRRFRLCYNGELYNYRELRAELRARGAAFRTGSDTEVVLNAWAEWGPDCLPKFNGAFAFAVHDAVTDELHLARDRYGKRPLFVARHDGALLFASEMKAFLAYPGFRFEFDPDQLASLYATWTPLPAHSGYRGIEQVPMGEYLSVRGDQERRGRWAPLDLTPGPAPESEQEAVELVRGDLERAVDVRLRSDVEVGVYASGGLDSSIIAHLAARRTDRPLRTFSIEFEDAEFDESAEQDELTAHLGTHHSKLRVTDADVAEAFPDAVRHAEVPAFRTAFVPMHLLSRQVRREGIKVVLSGEGADEAFLGYGIFKDTRLLSEWDALDDETRRERMGRLHPYLAHFSGADEQRRMLGLYQQFSTEQRPGLFSHQMRFQNGRFAARLLAEPGDPLAAVERLVAEEPGYAELDPVRKAQWLEFRTLLAGYLLSTQGERMALAHGVENRCPFLDPAVVRRANSVNGRFGDPYDEKHLLKLAYADVLPERIVKKGKFPYRAPDSAVFVRSRPDYRDLLLDPDVLGEIPALDARFVRKFVNRVYDAPPERIGTKENQAFVLLASTVWLHHWFVRGHGLNRDPLKVPLRVVDERTCAAA; translated from the coding sequence ATGTGCGGCATCGCCGGGTTCTACCGCAGCCCGCGCCCTCCGCGGGAGTACGCGGACCTGATGCACGACATGCTCGCCCAGATCGAGCACCGCGGCCCGGACGAGGCGGGCTGCCTGCTCGACGACCGGATCGCGATGGGCACGGTGCGGCTGAGCATCATCGACCTCGCCGGCGGCCAGCAGCCCGTGCTCAGCGCCGACCGGCGATTCCGGTTGTGCTACAACGGCGAGCTCTACAACTACCGGGAGCTGCGCGCCGAGCTGCGGGCGCGCGGTGCCGCGTTCCGCACCGGGTCGGACACCGAGGTGGTGCTGAACGCGTGGGCGGAGTGGGGCCCGGACTGCCTGCCGAAGTTCAACGGGGCGTTCGCGTTCGCCGTGCACGACGCGGTCACCGATGAGCTGCACCTGGCCCGCGACCGGTACGGCAAGCGGCCGCTGTTCGTGGCCCGGCACGACGGCGCCCTGCTGTTCGCCTCCGAGATGAAGGCGTTCCTGGCGTACCCGGGGTTCCGCTTCGAGTTCGACCCGGACCAGCTGGCCTCGCTCTACGCGACCTGGACGCCGCTGCCCGCGCACAGCGGCTACCGCGGGATCGAGCAGGTCCCGATGGGCGAGTACCTGTCGGTGCGCGGTGACCAGGAGCGGCGCGGCCGGTGGGCACCGCTGGACCTGACCCCCGGCCCGGCGCCGGAGTCGGAGCAGGAGGCCGTGGAGCTGGTGCGCGGCGACCTGGAACGCGCGGTGGACGTGCGGCTGCGCAGCGACGTGGAGGTCGGGGTGTACGCCTCCGGCGGCCTCGACTCGTCGATCATCGCGCACCTCGCCGCCCGCCGCACCGACCGTCCACTTCGGACGTTCTCGATCGAGTTCGAGGACGCCGAGTTCGACGAGTCCGCCGAGCAGGACGAGCTCACCGCGCACCTCGGCACCCACCACTCGAAGCTGCGCGTCACCGACGCCGACGTCGCCGAAGCGTTCCCCGACGCCGTCCGGCACGCCGAAGTGCCCGCGTTCCGCACCGCGTTCGTGCCGATGCACCTGCTGTCCCGGCAGGTCCGGCGCGAGGGCATCAAGGTGGTGCTCAGCGGCGAAGGCGCCGACGAGGCGTTCCTCGGCTACGGCATCTTCAAGGACACCCGGCTGCTGTCCGAGTGGGACGCGCTCGACGACGAGACCCGCCGGGAGCGGATGGGGCGGCTCCACCCGTACCTGGCGCACTTCAGCGGCGCCGACGAGCAGCGCCGGATGCTGGGGCTCTACCAGCAGTTCTCCACCGAGCAGCGGCCCGGCCTGTTCTCGCACCAGATGCGGTTCCAGAACGGCCGGTTCGCGGCCCGGCTGCTCGCCGAGCCCGGCGATCCGCTGGCCGCGGTGGAACGGCTCGTCGCCGAGGAACCCGGCTACGCCGAACTGGACCCGGTGCGGAAGGCGCAGTGGCTGGAGTTCCGCACCCTGCTGGCCGGCTACCTGCTGTCCACCCAGGGCGAGCGGATGGCGCTGGCGCACGGCGTGGAGAACCGCTGCCCGTTCCTGGATCCGGCGGTGGTGCGCCGCGCGAACTCGGTCAACGGGCGCTTCGGCGACCCCTACGACGAGAAGCACCTGCTGAAGCTGGCCTACGCGGACGTGCTGCCGGAGCGCATCGTGAAGAAGGGCAAGTTCCCCTACCGCGCGCCGGATTCCGCGGTGTTCGTGCGTTCCCGGCCCGACTACCGGGACCTGCTGCTGGACCCGGACGTGCTCGGCGAGATCCCCGCCCTGGACGCGCGGTTCGTGCGCAAGTTCGTCAACCGCGTCTACGACGCCCCGCCGGAACGCATCGGCACCAAGGAGAACCAGGCGTTCGTGCTGCTGGCCTCCACGGTGTGGCTGCACCACTGGTTCGTGCGCGGGCACGGTCTGAACCGCGATCCCCTGAAGGTGCCCCTGCGGGTCGTCGACGAGCGCACCTGCGCGGCCGCCTGA
- a CDS encoding MSMEG_1061 family FMN-dependent PPOX-type flavoprotein, whose protein sequence is MTPVGTRPRRVPMAELRARLGEPDDVVRALKSGDRVDAHAHRFIAHSPYLSMSTSDARGRADCSPRGDYPGFVKVLDERTLAIPDRPGNKIADSFRNLAENDGIGLLFLVPGVVEVLRINGSGYPTDDPDVLARMRVAGKEAMFAIIVEVEQVFFHCGRALLRSRLWDPEIQSLAAEIPSPGEIAAAQSGLGIDPAHLEHELQEGYRKLY, encoded by the coding sequence ATGACGCCCGTCGGCACCCGGCCACGACGAGTACCGATGGCGGAGCTGCGCGCCCGGCTCGGCGAACCCGACGACGTGGTGCGGGCACTCAAGTCCGGCGACCGGGTCGACGCGCACGCGCACCGGTTCATCGCGCACTCCCCGTACCTGTCGATGTCGACCTCGGACGCGCGAGGCCGCGCCGACTGCTCCCCGCGCGGTGACTACCCCGGGTTCGTGAAGGTCCTCGACGAGCGCACGCTCGCCATCCCGGACCGCCCGGGCAACAAGATCGCGGACTCGTTCCGCAACCTCGCCGAGAACGACGGCATCGGCCTGCTGTTCCTCGTGCCCGGCGTGGTGGAAGTGCTGCGCATCAACGGGAGCGGCTACCCCACCGACGATCCGGACGTGCTCGCCCGGATGCGCGTGGCGGGCAAGGAGGCGATGTTCGCGATCATCGTGGAGGTGGAGCAGGTGTTCTTCCACTGCGGCCGCGCCCTGCTGCGTTCCCGGCTCTGGGACCCGGAGATCCAGTCCCTCGCCGCCGAGATCCCCTCCCCCGGCGAGATCGCCGCCGCCCAGTCCGGCCTCGGCATCGACCCCGCCCACCTGGAGCACGAACTCCAGGAGGGCTACCGGAAGCTCTACTGA
- a CDS encoding TetR/AcrR family transcriptional regulator, which translates to MRAELTRERILTAAAHVFTEHGYAAGTTNRIAERARISIGSLYQYFPNKDAILVELLTKHLDEGIAATRAHLAAQRPASVEEEVRGFVRAAIANHLDDPKLLRVLLEQAPRSRELLEKIERLEQEHVTRARELIERYSEVRVGDPRTAARLVVSTVELVVHQLISSADPIDIPAFEDELTTMLTRYLTGGPLR; encoded by the coding sequence GTGCGCGCGGAACTCACCAGGGAACGCATCCTCACCGCGGCTGCTCACGTTTTCACCGAGCACGGCTACGCGGCGGGCACCACGAATCGGATCGCCGAGCGCGCCCGGATCTCGATCGGCTCGCTCTACCAGTACTTCCCGAACAAGGACGCGATCCTGGTGGAGCTGCTGACCAAGCACCTCGACGAGGGCATCGCGGCGACCCGCGCCCACCTTGCCGCGCAGCGGCCGGCCTCCGTCGAGGAAGAGGTGCGCGGGTTCGTGCGGGCCGCCATCGCGAACCACCTGGACGACCCGAAGCTGCTGCGCGTCCTGCTCGAACAGGCGCCGCGGTCGCGAGAGCTGCTGGAGAAGATCGAGCGGCTGGAGCAGGAGCACGTCACCCGCGCCCGCGAACTCATCGAGCGGTACTCCGAGGTGCGGGTCGGCGATCCGCGGACCGCGGCACGGCTCGTCGTGTCCACTGTGGAACTCGTGGTGCACCAGCTGATCTCGTCGGCCGACCCGATCGACATCCCCGCCTTCGAGGACGAGCTGACCACGATGCTCACCCGCTACCTCACCGGCGGCCCGCTGCGGTGA